One Coregonus clupeaformis isolate EN_2021a chromosome 36, ASM2061545v1, whole genome shotgun sequence genomic window, CAGCCACGAAGTGAAAGGGAGAAATGCTGAGCAAtgctgttgtctgtctgtgtgtctgtgtgtgtgtgtgtgtgtgtgtgtgtgtgtgtgtgtgtgtgtgtgtgtgtgtgtgtgtgtgtgtgtgtgtgtgtgtgtgtgtgtgtgtgtgtgtgtgtgtgtgtgtgtgtgtgtgtgtgtgtgcgtgtgtgcgtgtgcgtgttttgAAAAGCATAATCTTGTTATTGACCCATACATTAATGCTCAATGGACAAGTCGTTATAGTTGAAGGTTGTAACACTGCAGTGCAGCCACGAAGTGAAAGGGAGCAATGCTGAGTAAAAAAGTTATACATCAACAGAGGCCTCCAACTAACAATGACTTCCCCTCCTCCCTATGAAGCAATATGTGTATCGGCTTTAGTATATAGCCAAGACAGCAGCTTCTCTTCCTGGAGTCCAAACTTCCTGGCCTTTCCCTCACTGATAGATAGTTAGCCCTTACCAAACTACCCTCACAGCCTTTGAGCTGTTACCAAAAGAGAAAGATGGCTGTTCCCTTCATTTGTTTCCATTTAAACAGTTAAAGCTGTGGTTCATTTTCCATACTGTTAACGTCCAGATGCCCTTTCCACTAAACCCTGCTTGATTAAAGAAAAACTGTCTGTCCAGACAGACACTTGATAATGGTGATGGGTACTGGGCTGGCAGGGCCTCACAAAAGCACTCAACCATCTGAGTAGTGTTTCTTTAATGACAGAGTGCTTTATTAAGTGTTGCTCCACCACGCTTTTTCCATAATGGCTAGATTCGGATATTGTATTGTTATGGAAAATTGCATGACTAtggtaataaaataaaaaacagacagaGTACCATCTTTAATATTCACAAAATACTGTTTCTGAAATGAAATGTTGAGATGAAAATACCTTCAATTGTACAATTCATCTTAATCCATAACAGAGTGAAAGCATGCAATCATGCACTGTAGGCCTATGTAAATGATTGTAAATATCGCAGAAAATTTGCAATGAAGTACTGTATGTAATTGATAGTAAATTTCACTACCTAcctacaacagagagctctgctAGTTTGTCTGACAGGTCAGCAGGCCCTGCCCCAGCGATATCAGGTACAGCGTTCCTCCGGCCAGTCCTCCCCGTGGCTACAAAGTCAGTGACAACAGGCTCCACATCAGTCATCGCTGGGCCCTGTCCTCATAGCATATTCTGGAACACAACAACACAGTGTAATTTATGTCTAAACATATTGTACATGGTTGATAACTGTGtcatatttaagcaataaggccagaggagatgtggtatatggccaatataccacggctaagggctgttcttaggcacgacgcaaaCCCTCAacgtgccttattgctattatatactggttaccaacgtaattagaacagtaaaaacaaatgttttgtcatacccatggtatactaTAACACGgctttcactctctctccgtCAGATATTACGATCCAACAGAATATATCTGTGCACATTACAGAGGTAATCAATGTATTGTGTATGCTGCAAGACATACATGTACAGTACGTATAATAATAAGCAGTAATAGGTCTATTTTATTAATGATAATGATCAGAACAAATCAGTGCATCATTTTTTGTCTGAGAAAGTGTCATGCTTTTAACTAAATCTATCTGGTATGGTATGGTTTGGTTTATTAGGATCctcattagctactgcacatgcagcagctagtcttcctggggtccacataaaacgtacaaatacatgacaaagtacagaacagtaatagacaagaacaacacAAGATATTACATTAAATTCCAAAAAATTAAATTCAATAAGAGTTATCTGAATGACACCAAGACaacaaaaatattatttacaCAATATGAATATATACATATTCTTAttgttatatacagtacagtaaaaatagatatttaataatataatataataatatgtttttttaatccgttttttaaagctaaacttgcttttatcctgagtatcctctggtggcagagcattccacgatgacatggatctatacataactgagcgatgcattaaatctgtttttggtttgggtaccgTGAAGAAACCCATAGTGGCGTGTCTGGTGGGATATGTATGTCTGTTTGAAGTGTATGCAAATAAATTATGCAAGTGGATAGGGATTTTCAACACACGTTTCTTAAAGACTAGAAGAGGTAGTCAATTTCTCCTCAACCCTGGTATTGTAAACTCTACAAACAGAATCATAATATGAGCACTATAACAGACCATAGTGCTTTCACTAAGAACACTGCTTGCCTCAATACCCTGCTCTAAGGACATTTGGTCCCTTAGTTCTAGTCTAAATATCCAGGATCTTGGTTACCTTGGCCTAATGGCTGTTGATTGGTACTAATGTATTACTACAGGGACATTAGTACACATGTGATCAATACTTAACCATGTGTTATGCAACCTTTCCTGCATGTCATTACTGCAGCTCTATTTCCCCTTTAAATATACAACCCTGCCTTTTACATTATGAGACCCCAtgtagtaacagacagacaaccaGTAAGAGTCAAAATATTATGCAATGTAGTGTACAATTTGACCAGCAGAGGGCTCATTTCACAGTGGTACAGTACTGTAGGACTAAATTACTAATCtactgtgcattttacatttacatttacgtcatttagcagacgtgcaTGTTAAACAGGGAGTAACTCCTTCCATCTTGAAGCTTTATTAATGCTAAGAAAACATACTCAGAGATTGAATTACAGTCTCCTGGCCTATTCACTGTCTTTCATTGGATCATAGTCTCTCCTGGCTATTCACTTTCTTTAATTGGATTACAAATTGTTTTTAATACCAGAAATAATATTGCCAGTCGCTTGAcccgggttcgagtcccggttGGGGCTACCCCTTAAATTTGCTACAATACTATACACATTTAGACAGCCTATACATTTCCAAAGGAAACATATCCTACCTCcaagaacacaacacacacatgcacacgcgcacacacacacacagatagtgcCTAAAAAACTAGCCATCATTCAACAGATGGTGCATCGCCTCCAATGGGAGTATCAGTCCCGTAGATGATAAGCACCCGCTGGATGTCACAACATTTAGAATTTAATCAAAAACCCCTTAGTCAACACAGGCTATTCTTGGATTAGCTTTGTGGCTATTTGTACCAGGGCTCCAGCATAACACCTGGGGCACCGGTGAAAGATGGAAGCAGGGCCAGAGCCAAGCAGGGCCATTTAGACAAAACATTGAATTGTCTTGACTTGGTGTTATGTTAACATTTACTAGGTGAACAACAATTATAAAATGGGCCCTCTAATCCTCATTGCTCCTTCTCCTTTATCTGTGGCCAGCTTTAGAAGATGCGTTGTGCTGGTTAAGCAGTGTGGCCCTAAAGGCCCTGTGTGTGCTGAGATGCCCTGAGGAGTGCATGTTTAAAGGCCCACTGCTAAACACATGCATCCATAACTGTGTGTGACTACAGAGAGACTGCTGTATTTGGACTTGGCTCCGTACAACAGAAGGCTCTTGGTAGCAGTGGAACCAACAGTGCCCTCGCAGAGTGGGAGCAGCAGGAACTGGTGTTGGCATTCTCCTCCTTGTAGTCTTCCACTCATCTACGTCCACTGGAATAAAAGGAGCTGTGTGCATTGCCAGCAGGCCAGCAGGCCCCTGTTCCAAGCAGCcaacgagagagagagcccagTGCCAGAAGGCAAGAGGGAGGCATCagcttgtgtgtgtttgactgagaACATCACCCGCCCATTGCTGTTAGAAACACAAGCTTGTCTCCGTACGGTTGAGCTTGATCACACACTGCAGCAAGGAGGGTTTCGTAAAGCATCATGTGCATATGTGGGTTGAAAGGTGTAGGTGTTGTTATCACAATCAGAAAGGATCACAGTTAAGACCACTAAAGACTAAAATATCCTAGTTAATTAGCAAACATATTCCCCTCGAAAGTATGCAAAGGAAGTCAAATATCTTGAAGTCAACACTTCAACACAGACATTACCTAATAACAACCCCTCTAAAACAAAGACTGTTAATCCAGTCTTGATCTGTCTTAATCCTAAATAACATTGGTGCAGCACATCATCTTACCTCCTTCTAATACTCAACAACTTTCCACTTAGGACAACAAGAAGTTGTTAATGGAGAG contains:
- the LOC121552382 gene encoding cAMP-dependent protein kinase inhibitor beta: MTDVEPVVTDFVATGRTGRRNAVPDIAGAGPADLSDKLAELSVVDDGGEGGEGSSSGSPPKSPIEGEEKDEGT